One stretch of Chryseobacterium fluminis DNA includes these proteins:
- a CDS encoding GatB/YqeY domain-containing protein: protein MSLENTISEAIKTAMRAKDRVALDSLRAVKSQILLLKTEARGAEVSTEQEIAIVQRMIKQRKDSYEQFTAQGRNDLAEVEEAQMKVIEQFLPKQLSPEELEDEMKKIIADTGAESIKDLGKVMGIASKTFAGKSDGKSISEMAKKLLS, encoded by the coding sequence ATGAGTTTAGAAAATACCATAAGTGAAGCCATAAAAACGGCAATGCGGGCAAAAGATAGAGTCGCTTTGGATTCCCTCCGCGCTGTAAAGTCACAGATATTACTACTGAAAACCGAAGCACGTGGCGCTGAAGTTTCTACAGAGCAGGAAATTGCTATCGTTCAGAGAATGATAAAGCAACGTAAAGATTCCTATGAGCAGTTTACTGCGCAGGGCAGAAATGATCTTGCTGAAGTAGAGGAAGCCCAGATGAAGGTCATCGAACAGTTTTTACCGAAACAGCTTTCTCCGGAAGAACTGGAGGATGAAATGAAAAAGATCATCGCTGATACAGGAGCGGAATCGATCAAAGACCTTGGAAAAGTAATGGGAATTGCTTCCAAAACTTTTGCAGGTAAATCTGACGGTAAAAGTATTTCAGAAATGGCCAAGAAATTACTTTCATAA